From Cytophagales bacterium, a single genomic window includes:
- the odhB gene encoding 2-oxoglutarate dehydrogenase complex dihydrolipoyllysine-residue succinyltransferase produces MSIEIKVPTVGESITEVTVANWMKNDGDYVELDEILCELESDKATFELNAEAAGLLHIIAKEGDTLEIGAIICNIDTDVSAKPKEKASQTEPAIPVETQPAIQKDTPDLPEKTEKVVETAEVAGKSNYAADHPSPAAAKILDEKGMKPGEVDGTGKDGRITKEDAIKAEKQPATSTLHPAFNRIERREKMSSFRRTISRRLVAVKNETAMLTTFNEVNMKPIMDLRKKYKEPFKEKYEVGLGFMSFFTKACCLALQEFPAVNAMLDGDEIIYHDFCDISIAVSAPKGLVVPVVRNAESLSFAEIEKEIADLAAKARDNKITIEEMTGGTFSITNGGVFGSMMSTPILNPPQSAILGMHNIVERPVAISGEIEIRPMMFVALSYDHRIIDGRESVSFLVRVKELLEDPARLLLGI; encoded by the coding sequence ATGAGCATAGAAATAAAAGTCCCAACCGTAGGCGAATCCATCACAGAGGTCACCGTAGCAAACTGGATGAAAAATGATGGAGATTACGTGGAATTAGATGAAATTTTGTGTGAATTAGAATCAGATAAAGCTACTTTTGAGCTGAATGCAGAAGCTGCAGGCCTTTTACATATTATAGCTAAGGAAGGTGATACGCTGGAGATCGGAGCAATTATTTGCAATATAGATACGGATGTTTCAGCTAAACCTAAGGAGAAAGCTTCTCAAACTGAACCTGCAATACCTGTAGAAACTCAACCAGCTATTCAAAAAGATACCCCTGATCTCCCTGAAAAAACAGAAAAGGTTGTTGAAACTGCTGAAGTTGCAGGAAAGAGCAATTATGCTGCAGATCATCCATCCCCTGCTGCTGCTAAAATTTTAGATGAAAAAGGTATGAAACCTGGAGAGGTTGATGGAACCGGTAAAGACGGCAGAATTACTAAAGAAGATGCCATAAAAGCCGAAAAGCAGCCAGCAACAAGTACCCTACATCCGGCATTCAACCGCATCGAAAGACGTGAAAAAATGTCAAGTTTCCGGAGAACCATTTCCAGAAGGTTGGTCGCAGTAAAGAACGAAACTGCCATGCTCACCACCTTCAATGAAGTGAATATGAAGCCTATTATGGATCTGCGAAAAAAGTACAAAGAACCATTTAAAGAAAAATATGAGGTAGGCCTGGGTTTTATGTCGTTCTTTACCAAAGCCTGTTGCCTGGCGTTGCAGGAATTTCCTGCGGTAAATGCGATGTTAGATGGAGACGAGATCATTTATCATGACTTTTGCGATATTTCTATTGCAGTATCAGCCCCAAAAGGATTGGTGGTTCCTGTAGTAAGAAATGCAGAATCTTTGAGCTTTGCAGAAATAGAGAAAGAAATTGCAGATCTGGCTGCCAAAGCAAGAGACAACAAGATCACCATTGAAGAGATGACCGGTGGAACATTCTCAATTACAAACGGAGGTGTGTTCGGCTCCATGATGTCAACCCCCATTCTCAACCCGCCTCAATCTGCTATCCTGGGTATGCACAATATCGTTGAAAGGCCCGTTGCCATAAGTGGCGAAATAGAAATCCGCCCCATGATGTTCGTAGCATTGTCATACGATCACAGGATCATTGATGGCAGAGAGTCTGTGAGTTTTCTGGTGAGGGTGAAAGAGCTGCTGGAGGATCCTGCGAGGTTGTTGTTGGGGATTTGA